The sequence below is a genomic window from bacterium.
GTTCCTAGACCTGGTCTCAGCTGTCACATATGTGAAGCACGCGGCCGATGCGCTGTTGATCCGCACGATCTTTCACGAGCATGGGTTCGAGGGCTTCCCGTGTACAGTGGTTGAGGCTCCCATATGCCGCCCCGATCTCCTGTGCGAGACCGAAGCCATTGCGATTCTGCCTCTGCCCGGACGGGCAACGCCCCAGTGAGCATGAATCCCCAGCGGGGCGCACTCGCCCGAACGTCCAGCCGATGCCATGCCTTCGTGGTCCTTGCGATTGCCCTTGTTGCTCTCCCGCCGCTTCTCTTCGGATGCAGCCGAGATGAAGCACCACCGCGAGATCGCGAACCATCAAGCGAACCCTCGGTAGAAGCGATCGCAGCATTCTCGAGTTCTGCTGAGCGGGAAGGACAGCTGGAGATCACGTATCCGCAGAACGGGACTCTGTTTCCGCCCAAGATCGTGGCTCCGACATTCCTTTGGAACGACAAGTCGAAGGCCGTCGATCAGTGGTTCATCGTGGTGCGCTCTTCCGCCTCCAATGAAGCTCTCCGTTTCTCGACGCGCGCCAACAGCTGGAAGCCCCCGGAGGCGGACTGGGAACGCATCAAGCGCGAGTCCCGCGACGCCGACGCCCAGGTGGTGATCGTCGGTGTCGACGACGAGGCGCCGGCAACCATTTTGTCGGGGTCCAGCGTCCACATCCGTACATCGAAGGACGAGGTTCGCGATTCGATCTTCTATCGAGAAGTGCCGTTGCCGTTTCTCGAGGCCGTTCAGGACCCTTCCCGCATACGCTGGCGTTTCGGCTCGGTCGACTCGCAGACCGCACCCCCGATCGTTCTCGAGGACCTGCCGGTGTGCGGCAACTGTCATTCCTTTTCGTCGAAGGGCAAAGTGCTCGGCATCGATGTCGACTACGGCAACGATAAGGGTGCTTATGCCGTCATCCCGGTAGAAAAAGAGATGGTGATGGAAGATTCGAACATCATCACCTGGGCGGACTACAGGCGGGACGACGGGGAACTCACCTTCGGGCTGTTGTCGCAACTCTCGCCCAACGGCAGGTACGTGATCAGCACGGTCAAGGACCGGTCGGTGTTCGTCGCCACACCAGACATCGCCTTTTCGCAGCTCTTCTTTCCCATCAAGGGGGTCCTCGTCGTCTATGACCGCGAAGCGAAGACCTTCCAGGCTTTGCCCGGAGCCGACAATCCCGCCTACGTGCAGAGCAATCCCTCGTGGAGTCCCGACGGGAAGGAGATCGTGTTCGCCAGGGCGAAGGCCTACGAGCTAGCGAACTCCACCGGCAAGAACAGCGTCATCATCGACCTGGCGGACGTCCAGGAGTTCGTCACCGACAAGAAGCCGTTCCGCTACGACCTCTACAAGATCCCGTTCAACGACGGCAAGGGCGGAGTTGCCGAACCGCTCGCTGGCGCTTCCGACAACGGCATGAGCAATTTCTTTGCCCAGTACTCGCCGGACGGAAAGTGGATCGTGTTCTGCAAGGCTCGGAGTTACATGCTGTTGCAGCCCGACAGCGAGCTCTACATCATCCCGGCAAAAGGTGGCGAGGCACGGCGGTTGAGCTCCAACACCTCGCTCATGAACTCGTGGCATAGCTGGTCGTCGAACAGCCGATGGCTGGTGTTCTCGTCGAAGGTGAACACTCCCTACACCCAGTTGTTCCTGACCCATATCGATGAGAACGGCGACGACACACCTCCGGTACTGCTCGAGCGCTTTACCAGCAGTGACCGCGCCGCGAACATCCCCGTGTTCGTTGATCTAGACGCTGATGCGATCACGCAGATCGGCGAAGAGTTCCTGGATTCGTATTCGTTCCTGCGTGCCGGCATGGCCAACGAGAGGACGGGCGACTACGTGGGGGCCGAGCGGTCGTTCCGAAGAGGTCTGGAAATCGACCCCGAGAATCTCGATCTCCACAATGCACTGGGCTGGACTCTATTCCAATCGGGAAGAAGTGCGGAAGCGGTCGTCGAGTACGAAAAGGCATTGGCGGTCGATCCCATGGACGTCAGAGCCAACAACAACATCGCACTGGCCCTGACCGAGCTGGGACGACTCGACAAAGCGGCCCTGCATTTCCGCAACTCGCTTGCGGTCGAACCCAAGGCAGAGATCTACAGCGATCTCGGGTTCGTTCTCGACCGGCAGGGCAGGAGCGATGAGGCGATCACGAACTACCGCAAGGCAATCGCGCTGGATTCAGAGACCCGGTCGGCGCATTTCAACCTCGCGGTGTCTTTGCTGAACCGAGGTGAACTCGCTCAGTCTGCGGTTCACTACGAGGCGGCCCTGCGCTTGAAACCGACGGCGGAGGCCTACAACGGCCTGGGGTTCGTGCTCTCCAAGCAGGGCAAGGTGGACGATGCCATTGCCCAGTTCCGAGAAGCGGTCCGTGTAAATCCGAAGTACACGGCTGCCTACAACAATCTGGCGGGCAACCTGATCAAACAAGGGAAGCTCGAGGAAGCCGCGTCGAACTACCAGCTCTCCCTCGACGAGAAGCCGAGTGCCGTGCTCCACAATCAACTGGGTGTGATCCTGGTACGACTAGACCGAATCGACGAAGCCGCGCAGCAGTTCCGCAAGGCGATCGCGATCGATCCCCAGTACGGCGAGGCACG
It includes:
- a CDS encoding tetratricopeptide repeat protein codes for the protein MAPTFLWNDKSKAVDQWFIVVRSSASNEALRFSTRANSWKPPEADWERIKRESRDADAQVVIVGVDDEAPATILSGSSVHIRTSKDEVRDSIFYREVPLPFLEAVQDPSRIRWRFGSVDSQTAPPIVLEDLPVCGNCHSFSSKGKVLGIDVDYGNDKGAYAVIPVEKEMVMEDSNIITWADYRRDDGELTFGLLSQLSPNGRYVISTVKDRSVFVATPDIAFSQLFFPIKGVLVVYDREAKTFQALPGADNPAYVQSNPSWSPDGKEIVFARAKAYELANSTGKNSVIIDLADVQEFVTDKKPFRYDLYKIPFNDGKGGVAEPLAGASDNGMSNFFAQYSPDGKWIVFCKARSYMLLQPDSELYIIPAKGGEARRLSSNTSLMNSWHSWSSNSRWLVFSSKVNTPYTQLFLTHIDENGDDTPPVLLERFTSSDRAANIPVFVDLDADAITQIGEEFLDSYSFLRAGMANERTGDYVGAERSFRRGLEIDPENLDLHNALGWTLFQSGRSAEAVVEYEKALAVDPMDVRANNNIALALTELGRLDKAALHFRNSLAVEPKAEIYSDLGFVLDRQGRSDEAITNYRKAIALDSETRSAHFNLAVSLLNRGELAQSAVHYEAALRLKPTAEAYNGLGFVLSKQGKVDDAIAQFREAVRVNPKYTAAYNNLAGNLIKQGKLEEAASNYQLSLDEKPSAVLHNQLGVILVRLDRIDEAAQQFRKAIAIDPQYGEARKNLAAVGEMRGE